From Pleuronectes platessa chromosome 17, fPlePla1.1, whole genome shotgun sequence, one genomic window encodes:
- the irak1bp1 gene encoding interleukin-1 receptor-associated kinase 1-binding protein 1 homolog, with the protein MDNLNRGFAAVQPAAGRDFAGNEKEQGPDVRTVNRQSPGTRVRELQVTGTAEVCCPADRASVRVSVGSTKESVTEVTNSVSRRLEYILQSLRQHGISETDDSVRRFLSREEDLYRLDAEVVVTFSDFEKMEQFCSVLLEKLDKSVCVGTPKFYHSAECLGQLRKQVCVSAVENAQQKAREISQLLGQMLGNPVLVREDETREWRIEDEENGGRGHSALPTITASSRVSVYFSLKDRSRKNF; encoded by the exons ATGGACAATCTGAACCGAGGCTTCGCAGCGGTACAACCGGCTGCAGGTCGTGATTTTGCCGGTAACGAGAAGGAGCAGGGGCCGGATGTACGAACAGTGAACCGACAGAGTCCCGGTACCCGTGTGAGGGAGCTCCAGGTGACCGGGACAGCGGAGGTGTGTTGCCCGGCGGACAGAGCCTCTGTCCGGGTGAGTGTGGGCAGCACCAAGGAGTCAGTGACCGAGGTGACCAACAGCGTGTCACGGAGACTCGAGTACATTTTACAGTCTCTCAG GCAACATGGCATCAGTGAGACAGATGATTCAGTGAGGAGGTTTCTCTCCAGAGAGGAGGACCTGTATCGCCTGGATGCAGAG GTAGTGGTCACCTTCTCAGACTTTGAGAAGATGGAGCAGTTTTGCAGTGTCCTGCTGGAGAAGCTGGACAAGAGTGTCTGTGTGGGAACGCCAAAGTTCTACCACAGTGCAGAGTGCCTGGGTCAACTGAG gAAGCAAGTGTGTGTATCCGCAGTTGAAAATGCTCAGCAGAAGGCCAGGGAAATCAGTCAGCTGCTGGGACAAATGCTGGGAAACCCTGTGCTGGTCAGAGAGGACGAGACAAGGGAGTGGAGGATTGAGGATGAGGAGAATGGAGGCAGAGGACACAGCGCTCTACCCACAATCACAGCCTCCTCGCGGGTGTCCGTCTACTTCAGCCTCAAAGACAGAAGCAGGAAAAACTTCTAA
- the si:dkey-261l7.2 gene encoding uncharacterized protein si:dkey-261l7.2: MPQMSTATVLQIALLLSAVPAQYLISQWSGSSAVQRYHATTRLLRIWKEWRGSYLNGTEWMDWANQHMSYVMSLVGLEQEETSAPPPVESLLYGNDQGFFGASTTVRSPRPPFVFLRVGEVVMERKGHMVGVVVSWDPELRAPAEWIKRMYSGLEGITAERTPHYKVLFSGPGPTSLLIAYLPQTQLERITGMKPDVPTLENYFTDFDGERFIMQPWLRELFPEDEVSDV; the protein is encoded by the exons ATGCCCCAGATGTCGACCGCCACAGTGCTGCAGATCGCGCTCTTGCTTTCCGCCGTGCCCGCGCAATACCTCATCTCCCAGTGGAGCGGCTCGTCTGCGGTGCAGCGCTACCACGCCACTACGCG GTTGCTTAGGATTTGGAAAGAGTGGAGAGGCTCGTACCTCAATGGCACTGAGTGGATGGACTGGGCAAACCAACACATGTCTTATGTCAT GTCTCTGGTTGGTTTGGAACAGGAGGAAACAAGTGCCCCGCCTCCAGTAGAGAGTCTGCTTTATGGCAACGACCAGGGCTTCTTTGGAG CATCCACGACAGTGCGCAGCCCCCGGCCTCCGTTTGTGTTTCTACGAGTGGGCGAGGTGGTGATGGAGAGGAAGGGTCACATGGTCGGGGTGGTGGTGAGCTGGGACCCTGAACTGCGAGCCCCTGCAGAGTGGATCAAGAGGATGTATTCTGGTCTTGAG ggcaTCACAGCAGAGAGGACACCCCATTACAAGGTACTGTTCAGCGGACCTGGACCCACCTCTCTGCTAATTGCATATTTGCCTCAGACACAACTGGAGCGTATCACTGGGATGAAG CCGGACGTCCCCACCTTGGAGAATTATTTCACAGATTTTGATGGTGAGCGGTTCATCATGCAGCCCTGGCTTAGAGAGCTCTTCCCTGAAGACGAGGTCAGCGATGTCTGA